Proteins encoded by one window of Chondromyces crocatus:
- a CDS encoding LamG-like jellyroll fold domain-containing protein, with amino-acid sequence MRDCYSAAPETEGIGICQAGKSFCGVSGQWLADCFGETTPATEIYNNDIDEDCDGVKASATQALVSRKLLTRYYLDGEPDAPLTPLMDSAPEGTPVDLDIVAGMTVRAAEVDGHRGLSWAMPSSDGRGVLSVGTTKVVDQLQGAKQLTLEVVLSIASGSVSGASAITYLGTGGDFGQLDLRFLPPQNLRFYWNNQLAASWEPLVHERCVLHVVVDLDAVPADRIKLYRNGAHVSASTNGSPTVPDSDSTLILPNNQLYAIGNRGSGARSFQGLLYYSALYATNLSPEEVALNASLLLLDDDGPPP; translated from the coding sequence GTGAGAGACTGTTACAGCGCAGCGCCCGAGACTGAAGGGATTGGCATCTGTCAGGCAGGCAAGTCGTTCTGTGGTGTCTCCGGGCAATGGCTTGCAGACTGCTTCGGTGAAACGACCCCCGCCACCGAGATCTACAACAACGACATCGATGAAGACTGCGACGGCGTCAAAGCAAGCGCGACGCAGGCCCTCGTGAGCCGGAAGCTCTTGACGCGTTACTATCTCGATGGCGAGCCCGACGCGCCCCTCACCCCTTTGATGGACTCTGCCCCGGAGGGAACACCGGTGGACCTCGACATCGTTGCAGGGATGACGGTGAGGGCTGCCGAGGTCGATGGACATCGTGGCTTGTCCTGGGCCATGCCCAGCTCCGATGGACGCGGTGTCCTTTCGGTCGGAACGACCAAGGTCGTGGACCAACTACAGGGGGCGAAACAGCTCACCCTGGAGGTGGTTCTCTCGATTGCAAGCGGCAGCGTTTCTGGAGCCTCAGCCATTACCTACCTCGGCACAGGGGGCGACTTCGGCCAGCTCGATCTCCGGTTCCTGCCCCCCCAGAACCTTCGCTTCTACTGGAACAATCAGCTCGCGGCGAGCTGGGAGCCCTTGGTTCACGAGCGGTGTGTGCTCCATGTGGTCGTCGACCTGGACGCCGTGCCAGCTGACCGCATCAAGCTATACCGGAACGGCGCGCATGTCTCCGCGAGCACCAATGGCTCGCCCACGGTACCTGATTCCGATAGCACGCTGATTCTCCCTAATAACCAGCTCTATGCGATCGGCAACCGCGGATCGGGAGCGCGTTCGTTCCAGGGCTTGCTGTACTACAGCGCGCTCTACGCGACGAACCTCTCGCCCGAAGAGGTCGCGCTCAACGCCTCCCTGCTGCTGCTGGATGATGACGGCCCGCCTCCGTGA